In Luteolibacter rhizosphaerae, the genomic window GCATCGCGCAGGCGCACGGCATCCTCGTCATCCTCCACCGAGGGATCGAGCCAGACATCGGTGAAGTCGTTCAGGTAGATGATGGATTCCTCCCGCTTGCGGCGGCGGCTCTCGGAGCGGTGGTGGTTCAGACCGCAGAAACGGATCGTGGAGAAGGCCAGCGGCAGATCGGGGACTCCCCCGCCCTTGTCCTGCTGATAGTTCCACAGGCGCAGGATCGCCTCCTGCACCAGATCCTCCGCATCTTCCCGGGTCGGTGCCCATCCGCGGGCAAACAGGAGCAGCCGGGGGCCAAACTCGGCCACCCATGCTTTCCATGCTGCGGATACACAAACCTTCATCCGGTGAGAAAATGCCTCGGCGCGGCGCGTTTGTCTGCAAAATCTTCCGCCACCCCTTCTTTACGCCGGGACAATCCCGCTTACCCTTCGGCGCGGAGGAATATCCCGCACGACCGCCGCTTCCCAAAGTCATGAAACGCCGTCATTTGCTCGCCCTGCTCTGCTTCCTCCCCACCCTCGCCTCCTGCGAACCCGAAAAAGCCATGTCCGAAGACGCCAAGAAGCCCGCCCCGCTCCCGAAAGTCCCCGAAGGCGCCGAAACCCTCACCCTCGGCGCCGGCTGCTTCTGGTGCGTGGAGGCCGTCTACAAGCAGATCGAGGGCGTCTACTCCGCCACCTCCGGCTACATGGGCGGCACCTTGGCAAACCCCACCTACCAGCAGGT contains:
- a CDS encoding RNA polymerase sigma factor, with translation MKVCVSAAWKAWVAEFGPRLLLFARGWAPTREDAEDLVQEAILRLWNYQQDKGGGVPDLPLAFSTIRFCGLNHHRSESRRRKREESIIYLNDFTDVWLDPSVEDDEDAVRLRDAVQKLSTKLREVVTMKIWGGLTFAQISEALAISQNTAASRYRYALEQLAQDMRRLKEERHGIA